DNA from Actinomycetota bacterium:
TATTTCGCAGCCGACGGCGCGAACGTCGTCGTAGCCGATGTGAAGGACACAACTGGTGCTGCCGAGCAGGCTAATGCGATCCGATCCAGGTGCATCGGCATCGAGTGCGATGTCACGTCGCAGCCTTCGGTGAATGCTCTCGTTGGGGCCACCGTTCAGGAGTTCGGCCGCTTGGACATCCTCATCAATAACGCCGGACTGTGGCGCGGGCTCGCCGAAGCGGGACTTCTTGAGTGTCCCGATGAGGTTTGGGACCTCGCTTGGGCTGTGAATGTCAACGGGACCTTGCGCGCTACGCGTGCCGCAGTCTCCGCGATGAAGACGAACTCGTGGGGCCGCGTCGTAAACGTGTCGTCCATGGCAGCAAAGAGCGGCGGAAATTCGTACGGGCTCACGAAGTCCACAGTGGAGAACATGACGCGCGGAATGGCCAGGGAAGTGGGCGATTTCGGCATCACAGTCAATTGCATTGAGCCGGGCATCAGTGCCTTTGAGGCAGCCAGCAGCCAGCTCGCCAATGCCGATGCGATTACGGGAAGCAATCCCATCAAGAGATTCGGAACGAGCCGCGAGCAGTACGAGGCGATGGCTTACTTCTGCTCCGATGGCGCAGGCTACACCACCGGTCAGACCCTGTACGTGGATGGCGGGGCGACGAGTTGAGTCCCAGATTCAAATTCTCGATTCAAATGCCCTTCACGCCGGATGCGACGGGGTGGGTAGCGAAGGTTCAGCGCGCAGAGGCGATGGGCTTCTACTCCGTCTCGGTTCCCGACCATCTCGGACCGAGTCTCCCCCAATTAGCTCCGATGATTGCTCTAGCTTCGGCGTCAAGCATCACCACGACTATTCGGCTAGCTATCAAGGTACTCAACAACGATTTCCGCAATCCTTCGTTGCTGGCCAAAGAGATTGCGACTTTGGACGTCTTGTCCGCCGGGCGCGTGGACATGGGCATTGGCGCGGATTGGCTTGAAGAAGACCTGACGAAGACTGGTATTGCGACTTGGGATCCACCGGGCACGCGCGTGAGTCGACTCTTCGAGAGCATCAGTGTGTTGCGGCGACTCTTCACCGGCGAGCCGGTCACATTCGCTGGCCAATTTTACTCGCTCGACGATTTCACTTCCGTGCCGAAACCCATACAGGATCCACTGCCGATCATGCTAGGTGGTGGTGGCAAGAGGATGCTGACATACGCCGCCAAACATGCTCAGATCGTTAGCATCTGACCCAGATGTCGGGTACGTCGGATACCCGCAAGGCTGCATTCGAAGAGCAATTGAACTGGATTAGGGAAGCAGGCGGCTACGAGCGCGAAGATCTCACCATTGGTGTGCGCATCCTGTTCGGCACCTTCTCTGTGCCGGGTGAGAATCGGGAAACCGCTTCGCAGCGAGCCGTCGGTCCAACGGGAGGACGAGCGGCCGGAAACCTCATGGTCGATGAATTGCTCGAGTCGCCATTTGGGCTGATCGGCAACACGAGCGAACTCGCTGAGCACGTACGCAAGATCAATGAGCGCTACGGCGTCACCTACTTCACAGTAAGTGAGCCGCTGGCATGGGAACTTGGACCACTCATTGCCGAGCTCAACAACGACAACTAGAGGACGCACCGTGCAACGTTTGCCCGAAGCACAATTGCCTGAAGAGATGGCAACCGACAATCGGATCGTGCGGGCTGTCTACAACAATCCGGAGATGTTCAAGGGCTTTGCAAGCCTGTCCGGCAGAGTACACTCCGCTTCTCGGCTGTCCGATCGCATGCGCGAGATTCTCGTCTTGCGCACGCTCTACCGCATAGGCTCCAGCTATCAGATAGCACTGCACGAACCAGCGTCTCTGAAGGCCGGAATTACTCGCGCAGAACTCAATGCGCTCAAGTGCGGTGACTTCCATGACTTCAGCTCGGCAGAGGGCGCCGCATTGGATTTCTGCGAGGCAGCTGACGCTTTGACAACGACAGACGAGTTGTGGGATCGCACTGCCGCCGAGTGGTCGCCTCAGGAGATCTCTGACATGACATTGCTCGTCGGCTTCTATGCAATGGCTGGCCGATACCTCCTTGCAATGAACATCGTCGCTGAGTAGCGGGAGCTGCGGCTACATCAGATGAGGGATCAGTACTGGCACCTCAGCAAGCGAGCGGAGAGTGTCATTCATGTGCGTGCAGCCGTCAATGCCTGGGAGCTTCTCGTTGACGGAGTCGCGGAAGCCACGCAGTGGCTGACCAACCATTCGTGACACGGCAACTGTTGCGAGTGGGCACTCGTAATGCGGCAGCACGCGAGGGTCCGCGCCGATGCTGATGACTTCACCAGTGACCCGGTCAGCCGTCGCTGTCACGACGTACTCATGCACAGCCTCACGGTGACCATCAGGCGTGGTGTACGAATCCTGGAAGAAGGTCTCAATATGCACAACGCCATCTTCAAGCCACAGGTCAATGCGACGCGAACGCCGGTGCGATGGCTCGTGCGGGTCGGTCAGCTCGTGCCAGGCCCACGGATCCTCATCGTTGTTAATCGGCGGTACCGGCTTGGTGTCACCCATCGACTTGTTGGATCCGTCAGCATTCAACGCTGAGGATCCCGGTTGGAAACCGGCGCAGATACCTTCCATCACGCGCACGCCGACCAATTTCTTCATCTGACGCATGCGCTCATCCTGAGCCTCTTGGGATTCCCAGAAGCGGAAGGCGACGCTGCCGACAAGCGTCGCGCCAGACAGATCGTCAAGAAGGAGATAGAGCGGTGTACCCGCCTCCACCTCTTCAGGAACGGCGGCAACCACACGGCCACGCGAATTGCTGCCACCCTGGGCGCCAACGAGCACCTGCACACCTTCACGAGGAGGCTGCGTCTCCATCGCCACGATCTGCCGATCCGGCGCCACGGTTGCGATGAGCACATCTTCAGCCAGGACGATCGGCTCTGCGCCACCAAGCGGGGTGAAGAGGTCGCGCGAGCGGCCGATCACTGTGCGGTTTGCTTCCATGCCGTCTGGCCAAGTGCTGTCGATTGTTGATGTGCGCCGCACCGATCCGGGGCGTCGGGTGGGGGCAGCTACGGCGGGACCTTTTGGGAACAGGTCGACAGGCACCGTGATCGTCATTGCTTTTCCTTCCAAACGTCCGGTCTGCGGTCAGTACCGGCGAGGGTGAACGTCTGTACAGTGTTAACCAACTTCCTGCTTCGAGCAAGCATTCCGACAATTTGGAAGCTCTTTGTAGGTCTATAGCTCAAATTTGTCGGCCTGCCAACATAGAAGTTGCTCCAACTCAAGGAATGTTCGGAAGTTTGTGGAATTGCACCCCGCAATGGTCCCGATGGACCTACCGTCCACACACGGCTATACCCCGTAAGGCAGCTCTCCGCCGGCGTCCGGGGCTCATTGCTTGGACACGTGGAGGTACGAAATGGGTGGAGTTCTCCAGGGACTCAAAGTTGTCGAACTGGGCGACGGGCTCTCGGTGGCCCAAGTTGGCAATGTGTTCGCCGACTTCGGTGCTGAGGTGATCACCATTGAGCCGCCTCGCGGGATCGCCCTCCGAAAGGAGCCCGGTTACCTGTTTATGGGCCGAGGCAAGAAGAGCGTTGTGCTTGACTGCCATCAACCGCCGCAGGCGGAGCAGGCACTGAAGCTCATGTCGCAGGCTGATGTAGTCGTGACCTCCGTGCGGCAGAAGACCCTGCAAGCCTGGGGATTGGATCCGCAGAGCGTGCAGTCAGTCAACCCCAGGGTTGTCATGGCCGTGGTAACGGGGTGGGGGCTTGAAGGGCCTCTTGCTGACGTCAAGGGTCACGAGTCGCTCGTCATGGCTACGGTCGGCGGCAACTCAGTGAACCAGCGATTGACCCTGGCATCGGGGCCGAACTTCATCACCGTGCCTTTCGCTGCCTGGAGTGCCTCGCAGACTCTGCTGCACGGGATCTTCGCCGCCCTGCGTGAGCGCGAATCGAGTGGACTCGGGCAAACCGTCGATGCATCACTTGCTCACTCGCTCGGCGCCCAGGATCCTTGGGGACAGGCAAACGCCGTCCTCACTCAGCGCTTTCCCGAGGCGTTCACCGCGTCGGCCCCCGTCGCGGCTGACGGAAGCCCGAACTCCAGCTATACCTACAAGCTGCTCGTGGCGATCACCAAGGACGGCCACTGGCTGCAGTTCTCTCAGGTGCAGCCGCGGCTATTCCGCGACTTCATGCTCGCCTGTGGCTTGGGCTGGATGTACGAGGATCCAAAGTGGAGCGAGTTCGTCACCATGGGCACTGACACCGTCATGCTTCCGCCATCGGCAGATGCTGCGATGAAGATGGAGTTCTGGGATCTGCTGCTGGACATCGTCAAGGGCAAGACCCTGAAGGAATGGCAGGCGATCTTCGACGAGTGGCCGAACGTCTTCGCCGAGGTCTTCCGTCGCGGTACTGATTTGTTGCGGCATCCACAGATGGAAGTGGAAGGACAGCTCGTCACCATCAAGGATCGTCGCCACGGTGATGTGCTCATGCCCGGACCGCTTATTCGGATGAGCGGAACGCCGGCGCAACTCGGCGCCGATGCCCCCCATCTCGATGAGCATGGCGATGAGCTTCGTGCACGCGCGGATGGGCTCGCGCTCGAGCGCACAGTCGAGTCCGGCAATGTGCCCAATGACCTGCCACTCAAAGGGGTAACCATCATGGAGCTGGGCACCTACTACGCGGCTCCACACGGATCGACCATGCTCACCGATTTGGGTGCGCGTGTAATCAAGATCGAGCCAATCGAGGGCGATCCGATGCGCACCGCTCAGGCCTTTCCAGAGGCCGGCGGCATGAAGGTTCTGCAGGGCAAGGAATCGCTTTGTCTCAATCTTGGCTCGCCTGAGGCGCGGGCGATCCTGGCGAAGGTGATCCCGCTGGTCGACATAGTTATGTGCTCCTTCCGCATGGGTGTTGCTGAACGACTTGGTGTCACTGCCGATGACCTCATCAAGCTCAATCCGAATCTGATGTATCTGGACTGCCCCGGCTTTGGCATCCTGCCGCCGTACGGCGGCCGCCCGGCATTCGCTCCCACGATGTCCGCAGGGAGCGGCATGTCCATGCGCAATGTCGGAAGCCAGATCCCTGAAGGTGTTCCAGTCGACAATGACGCCATCCGCCTGATGGCCGTGCAGGCGAGTTCGGGCGGTGGCGGTGGGTCGGCGCAGCCCGATGGCGTTGCCTCCTTCGCTGTTGGCAGTGCGCTCGCAATGGCCGCGTACCTCCAGGCCAAGGGAGTACCCGGACAGTCCCTGCTCACCACGATGCTCCAGTCTTGCGGTCATTGTCTGGGCGAGATGATGGTGGAGTTCGAGGGCCGATGGGAACCGAGTTCGACCGATGATCAAGTGCTCGGCCTGAATGCGCTCGTGCACCTGTATGAGACGAGTGACGGCTGGGTGTCCTTGGCGGCTCCTTCGAACACAGACTGGCTCAATCTGTCCTTGGCCCTCGCGCAATTCGATGATCTTGCCGGCGAACCCAGATTTGAAAACTCGAGCCTGCGAGCTGAACATGATCAACTGCTGGTTCAGCGCCTATGCGCGATCTTCAAGCAACGCTCAGCCGCCGAGTGGCAGAAGCTTCTGCTCGCAGCCGATGTCGGATGTCTTGAGTGCGTGCAAGCCGGACCGGAGACGATCTACGTCGGCACCCTCGCAGAGGAGCACGGCTGGCTCGCGACCGTCGAGCATCCAATGATTGGTGCGTATTCGCGGCTTGGCCCTTACGCTGGCTTCTCGCGCTCGCGCACGGTTGCCACGGCAGGCGGAACCAAGGGCCAGCACACGCGCGCCATCATGGAGGAGATCGGCTTCGATGAGTCGGCGATCACCGATTACGGCGAGCGCGGCATCGTCGCCTTCAGCTAGCCGCTGAGGTCCGGGGCACGACTAGCCAAATTGCACAAGCCCCTTCTCAGCGAACCCGAGGATTTCGTCCTCCGTGAATCCGGCTTGGGTGAGCACTTTGCGAGTGTGCTGCCCCTTGGTGTTGCCCGGCAGCGCAACTGTGATCGATCGTGAGAACTGCTGGTATGGGGACAGCCGCGGGTACTCGCCGACGATCGGACTCTCCACTCGTGCGACCCAGCCATGCTCGACTCCGAGTTCGCCAATGATGATGTGCTCGGCCGCAGCGGGGTTGACCTCCAGCAGCGGAACGCAAGTCTTGAGCATTACCCGCTCCCATTCGTTAGCACTCTTCTTTGCGAATGCGCCGGAGAGTGCTTGCGTCAAGGCACCGTCATGCTCGGCCCTTAACGAAGCATTTGCAAAACGAATATCGCTGTTGAGATCTGCGAACTCATTCAGCGCCGTTGCAAGCCGACTCCACTCTGCATCAGTGGTGACCGACAAGGTGACCCAGCCCTCACTCGTCTCATACAGTCGCTCAAGAGCACTGAATCCAAGAATCTCGCCATCTGTCGTTGACGGCTCCCATCGACCATTGAATTCGACCATCGTCTCGCCCAGACAATGACCGCAGGACTGAAGCATCGTGGTAAGCAACTGCTGTCCACCGATACCAACTGACTGCAGATATGCAGCCATAGCGAGCGCCGTGCCAACAGCGAAAGCGGCAACGCCATCGGGCTGAGCAGCCGAGGTCGTGCCACCAGCTGCGAGTTTGCCGCCGTACTTGCGCAACTCTTCGTGCGATGAGGGCATGGTCTCAGGGATCTGGCTCCCAACATTGCGCATTGCAATGCCGCTGCCCGCAGCAATTGTCGGAGCAAAGGCCGGACGCGCTCCGTATGGCGGAAGCACCCCGAAGCCAGGGCAGTCCAGATACATGATGTTCGGATTCATCTTTTTCAGATCGCCGAATCCGACACCAAGGCGATCGGCGGCACCAGCCCGGAACGAGCACATAACGATGTCGACATCCTGCGCGATCCGGGCCAGAACGTTCTTGGCATCAGGGGAACCGAGGTCAAGGGCGAGTGACTCCTTGCCTTGCAAGACCTTCATTGCACCGGCTTCGGGGAATGCCTGCTGGAAACGCATTGGCTCGCCATCAAGGGCTTCCACCTTGATCACGCGCGCACCGAGATCAGTGAGGATCGTTGAACCGTAGGGAGCTGCGTAGAAGGTACCCAATTCCATGATCGTGACACCAGCCAGCGGCAGAGAGCTGGGTGCTCCGGTGACCTCCGGGCGAGCATCCAGCGAGAGTGCCTTGGCACGCTCACGCAATTCATCGCTATGTTCATTGAGCCGCGGGGCATCCGCGCTCAGCTGCGCAGGAGTGTCGCTGAATCGGATCAACGCTCCGGGCTGCAACACCTCGCCGTGCTCACGATCAGTGATGGTCGACAACTGCCCTTCCACCTCGAGTTGGCGGTGATGCAGGAGATCTGTTCCTCGGCGGAATACTTCTGCAAACACATTGGGCCACTCGTCGAAAGTGATCTCCCATTCCGCAAGAGTCTTCTGCTGCACGATGTCGTAGAGCATGTTCCAGAACTCGAAGCGCATCTCGCCTGAAGCATCCG
Protein-coding regions in this window:
- a CDS encoding CoA transferase, which encodes MGGVLQGLKVVELGDGLSVAQVGNVFADFGAEVITIEPPRGIALRKEPGYLFMGRGKKSVVLDCHQPPQAEQALKLMSQADVVVTSVRQKTLQAWGLDPQSVQSVNPRVVMAVVTGWGLEGPLADVKGHESLVMATVGGNSVNQRLTLASGPNFITVPFAAWSASQTLLHGIFAALRERESSGLGQTVDASLAHSLGAQDPWGQANAVLTQRFPEAFTASAPVAADGSPNSSYTYKLLVAITKDGHWLQFSQVQPRLFRDFMLACGLGWMYEDPKWSEFVTMGTDTVMLPPSADAAMKMEFWDLLLDIVKGKTLKEWQAIFDEWPNVFAEVFRRGTDLLRHPQMEVEGQLVTIKDRRHGDVLMPGPLIRMSGTPAQLGADAPHLDEHGDELRARADGLALERTVESGNVPNDLPLKGVTIMELGTYYAAPHGSTMLTDLGARVIKIEPIEGDPMRTAQAFPEAGGMKVLQGKESLCLNLGSPEARAILAKVIPLVDIVMCSFRMGVAERLGVTADDLIKLNPNLMYLDCPGFGILPPYGGRPAFAPTMSAGSGMSMRNVGSQIPEGVPVDNDAIRLMAVQASSGGGGGSAQPDGVASFAVGSALAMAAYLQAKGVPGQSLLTTMLQSCGHCLGEMMVEFEGRWEPSSTDDQVLGLNALVHLYETSDGWVSLAAPSNTDWLNLSLALAQFDDLAGEPRFENSSLRAEHDQLLVQRLCAIFKQRSAAEWQKLLLAADVGCLECVQAGPETIYVGTLAEEHGWLATVEHPMIGAYSRLGPYAGFSRSRTVATAGGTKGQHTRAIMEEIGFDESAITDYGERGIVAFS
- a CDS encoding SDR family oxidoreductase, with protein sequence MNDSNRFSGKVVIVTGAARGLGRDYARYFAADGANVVVADVKDTTGAAEQANAIRSRCIGIECDVTSQPSVNALVGATVQEFGRLDILINNAGLWRGLAEAGLLECPDEVWDLAWAVNVNGTLRATRAAVSAMKTNSWGRVVNVSSMAAKSGGNSYGLTKSTVENMTRGMAREVGDFGITVNCIEPGISAFEAASSQLANADAITGSNPIKRFGTSREQYEAMAYFCSDGAGYTTGQTLYVDGGATS
- a CDS encoding LLM class flavin-dependent oxidoreductase, translating into MPFTPDATGWVAKVQRAEAMGFYSVSVPDHLGPSLPQLAPMIALASASSITTTIRLAIKVLNNDFRNPSLLAKEIATLDVLSAGRVDMGIGADWLEEDLTKTGIATWDPPGTRVSRLFESISVLRRLFTGEPVTFAGQFYSLDDFTSVPKPIQDPLPIMLGGGGKRMLTYAAKHAQIVSI
- a CDS encoding CoA transferase, producing the protein MSGMLHGLKVVELGGGLSTAHVGNLLADFGAEVISIESPGGAQLRREPGFLFLARGKKSIVLDLNDPVDAEVARKLMVDADVVVTQQRVSEREAWRLDAMTVTALNPRLIYAQITAFGLSGSLADVKVDEPLIAAKLGLNQSFAGVTDRPGPSWSTTPWASWSGAQATLQGIFAAMREREASGAGQTVSTSLGHCLGGLDPWMQSNAALAQIFPDAIQGGGMVLREDGAPFLSYSYKLLVAITKDGHWLQFSQVQPRLFKDFMEACGLNWMYTDEKWAAFMTMCTDTVMIPPDASGEMRFEFWNMLYDIVQQKTLAEWEITFDEWPNVFAEVFRRGTDLLHHRQLEVEGQLSTITDREHGEVLQPGALIRFSDTPAQLSADAPRLNEHSDELRERAKALSLDARPEVTGAPSSLPLAGVTIMELGTFYAAPYGSTILTDLGARVIKVEALDGEPMRFQQAFPEAGAMKVLQGKESLALDLGSPDAKNVLARIAQDVDIVMCSFRAGAADRLGVGFGDLKKMNPNIMYLDCPGFGVLPPYGARPAFAPTIAAGSGIAMRNVGSQIPETMPSSHEELRKYGGKLAAGGTTSAAQPDGVAAFAVGTALAMAAYLQSVGIGGQQLLTTMLQSCGHCLGETMVEFNGRWEPSTTDGEILGFSALERLYETSEGWVTLSVTTDAEWSRLATALNEFADLNSDIRFANASLRAEHDGALTQALSGAFAKKSANEWERVMLKTCVPLLEVNPAAAEHIIIGELGVEHGWVARVESPIVGEYPRLSPYQQFSRSITVALPGNTKGQHTRKVLTQAGFTEDEILGFAEKGLVQFG
- a CDS encoding carboxymuconolactone decarboxylase family protein codes for the protein MQRLPEAQLPEEMATDNRIVRAVYNNPEMFKGFASLSGRVHSASRLSDRMREILVLRTLYRIGSSYQIALHEPASLKAGITRAELNALKCGDFHDFSSAEGAALDFCEAADALTTTDELWDRTAAEWSPQEISDMTLLVGFYAMAGRYLLAMNIVAE
- a CDS encoding DUF2889 domain-containing protein is translated as MTITVPVDLFPKGPAVAAPTRRPGSVRRTSTIDSTWPDGMEANRTVIGRSRDLFTPLGGAEPIVLAEDVLIATVAPDRQIVAMETQPPREGVQVLVGAQGGSNSRGRVVAAVPEEVEAGTPLYLLLDDLSGATLVGSVAFRFWESQEAQDERMRQMKKLVGVRVMEGICAGFQPGSSALNADGSNKSMGDTKPVPPINNDEDPWAWHELTDPHEPSHRRSRRIDLWLEDGVVHIETFFQDSYTTPDGHREAVHEYVVTATADRVTGEVISIGADPRVLPHYECPLATVAVSRMVGQPLRGFRDSVNEKLPGIDGCTHMNDTLRSLAEVPVLIPHLM